One genomic segment of Nocardia spumae includes these proteins:
- a CDS encoding VOC family protein, translating into MDILSSRIILRPVNYERTLAFYRDALELAIAREYPGGTVFFAGQSLLEVAAHGRAADAPSGFAGAVWLQVRDAGIAATELALRGVPIDRAPVREPWGLIEMWLKDPDGVPVVLVEVPAEHPLRRDSRRPAD; encoded by the coding sequence GTGGACATCCTCAGCAGCCGGATCATTCTGCGCCCGGTGAATTACGAACGCACACTGGCGTTCTACCGGGATGCGCTGGAGTTGGCGATCGCCCGGGAGTACCCCGGCGGAACGGTGTTCTTCGCCGGGCAATCGCTGCTCGAAGTGGCGGCGCACGGGCGCGCCGCGGATGCGCCGAGCGGATTCGCGGGCGCTGTGTGGTTGCAGGTGCGCGATGCCGGGATCGCGGCCACCGAGCTGGCTCTGCGCGGCGTGCCGATCGATCGCGCGCCCGTGCGCGAGCCGTGGGGACTGATCGAGATGTGGCTGAAGGATCCCGACGGGGTGCCTGTCGTCCTGGTGGAAGTGCCCGCCGAACATCCGCTGCGGCGTGACAGCCGCAGGCCGGCGGACTGA
- a CDS encoding ATP-binding cassette domain-containing protein: MTSNAPADALAIEADGLVKVFGEHRAVDGVSLAVPQGAVYGVLGPNGAGKTTTIRMLATLLRPDGGRARIFGHDVVSEPTAVRSLIGVTGQYASVDEKLSATENLMIFSRLLGLGRAEAKRKSAELLEEFGLTEAANKALENFSGGMRRRLDLAASLIATPPLLFLDEPTTGLDPRTRAQMWETIRRLVREGATVLLTTQYLDEADQLADRIAVIDRGKVIADGTSDELKASVGQSALQITVADTTRIELARTVIGEFLSRAEGKLVDASITPEAGRVTAPLSDPSVTADLLIRLRDNDIRVDEITVSKPSLDEVFFAITGHGADTDAADTASPAA; the protein is encoded by the coding sequence ATGACTTCTAACGCACCTGCTGACGCACTCGCCATCGAGGCGGACGGGCTGGTCAAGGTCTTCGGGGAGCACCGCGCCGTCGACGGCGTGAGCCTGGCGGTGCCGCAGGGCGCCGTCTACGGCGTGCTCGGCCCGAACGGGGCCGGCAAGACCACCACCATCCGCATGCTCGCCACCCTGCTGCGGCCCGACGGCGGCCGGGCCCGCATCTTCGGCCACGATGTCGTGTCCGAGCCGACCGCGGTCCGCTCGCTGATCGGCGTCACCGGGCAGTACGCCTCGGTCGACGAGAAACTCAGCGCCACCGAGAATCTCATGATCTTCTCCCGGCTGCTCGGGCTGGGCCGCGCCGAGGCCAAGCGCAAATCCGCCGAACTGCTCGAGGAATTCGGGCTCACCGAGGCCGCGAACAAGGCGCTGGAGAACTTCTCCGGCGGTATGCGGCGCCGGCTCGATCTGGCGGCCAGCCTGATCGCCACCCCGCCGCTGCTGTTCCTCGACGAGCCCACCACCGGTCTGGACCCGCGCACTCGCGCCCAGATGTGGGAGACCATCCGCCGGCTGGTCCGTGAGGGCGCCACCGTGCTGCTGACCACGCAGTATCTGGACGAGGCCGACCAGCTGGCCGATCGGATCGCGGTCATCGACCGCGGCAAGGTGATCGCCGACGGCACCTCCGACGAGCTCAAGGCCTCGGTCGGCCAGTCCGCCTTGCAGATCACCGTCGCCGATACCACGCGGATCGAACTGGCCCGCACCGTGATCGGCGAATTCCTCTCCCGCGCCGAGGGCAAGCTGGTCGACGCCAGCATCACCCCGGAGGCCGGACGGGTCACCGCACCGCTGAGCGATCCGAGCGTCACCGCCGACCTGCTGATCCGCCTGCGCGACAACGATATCCGGGTCGACGAGATCACCGTCAGCAAGCCGAGCCTCGACGAGGTGTTCTTCGCCATCACCGGCCACGGCGCCGACACCGACGCCGCCGACACCGCATCCCCCGCGGCCTGA
- a CDS encoding DUF6918 family protein — translation MVAALSESLLDDAKRPAFLADAQEVLDAEVSDKGGASGLAVKGGYAAVKKVSPTIVSDALESFAPKFVEQLEPYWAQYQASGNGSFADLLVANSDEVAESLLAVTDARAEASSRPALKKAYSSLRSSAKKHVTEALPRLGELVQRHAG, via the coding sequence GTGGTTGCAGCACTGTCTGAATCCCTGCTCGATGACGCCAAACGCCCGGCCTTCCTGGCCGATGCCCAGGAAGTCCTGGATGCGGAGGTGTCCGATAAGGGGGGCGCGTCGGGCCTGGCCGTGAAGGGCGGCTACGCCGCGGTGAAGAAGGTCAGCCCGACCATCGTCTCGGACGCGCTGGAGTCGTTCGCGCCGAAGTTCGTCGAGCAGCTGGAGCCCTACTGGGCCCAGTACCAGGCGTCGGGTAACGGTTCGTTCGCCGACCTGCTGGTCGCCAACTCCGACGAGGTTGCCGAGTCGCTGCTCGCGGTGACCGACGCTCGTGCCGAGGCTTCTTCGCGTCCCGCGCTGAAGAAGGCGTACTCCTCGCTGCGTTCGTCGGCGAAAAAGCATGTGACCGAGGCGCTCCCGCGGCTCGGCGAGCTGGTCCAGCGGCACGCCGGCTGA
- a CDS encoding 1,4-dihydroxy-2-naphthoyl-CoA synthase yields MARVTFNPKLWEPVAGFEDLTDITYHRHIEQGTVRVAFDRPEVRNAFRPHTVDELYRALEHARTSPDVGAVLLTGNGPSPKDGGWAFCSGGDQRIRGRSGYQYADGETAESVDRARAGRLHILEVQRLIRFMPKVVIALVNGWAAGGGHSLHVVCDLTLASREHARFKQTDADVGSFDGGYGSAYLAKMVGQKFAREIFFLGRTYTAEQMHHMGAVNAVVDHDRLEDEALEWTADILGKSPQAQRMLKYAFNLTDDGLVGQQLFAGEATRLAYMTDEAIEGRDSFLEKRAPDWSPYPYYF; encoded by the coding sequence ATGGCTCGGGTGACGTTCAATCCGAAACTCTGGGAGCCCGTCGCGGGTTTCGAGGACCTGACCGACATCACCTACCACCGGCACATCGAGCAAGGCACGGTACGTGTGGCGTTCGATCGCCCGGAGGTGCGCAACGCCTTCCGGCCGCATACGGTCGACGAGCTCTACCGCGCGCTCGAGCACGCGCGCACGAGCCCCGATGTGGGCGCGGTGCTGCTCACCGGAAACGGCCCCAGCCCCAAGGACGGCGGGTGGGCGTTCTGTTCGGGCGGCGACCAGCGCATCCGCGGGCGCAGCGGCTATCAGTACGCCGACGGGGAGACCGCCGAATCGGTCGACCGGGCCCGGGCCGGGCGGCTGCACATTCTCGAGGTGCAGCGGCTGATCCGGTTCATGCCCAAGGTGGTCATCGCACTGGTGAACGGCTGGGCCGCGGGCGGCGGACACAGTCTGCACGTGGTCTGCGATCTGACCCTGGCCAGCCGCGAGCACGCCCGATTCAAGCAGACCGACGCCGATGTCGGCAGCTTCGACGGCGGCTACGGCAGCGCCTACCTGGCGAAGATGGTGGGCCAGAAGTTCGCCCGGGAGATCTTCTTCCTCGGCCGCACCTACACCGCCGAGCAGATGCACCACATGGGCGCGGTGAACGCGGTCGTCGACCACGACCGGCTCGAGGACGAGGCCCTGGAATGGACCGCGGACATCCTCGGCAAATCCCCGCAGGCACAGCGCATGCTCAAGTACGCGTTCAACCTCACCGACGACGGCCTGGTCGGCCAGCAGTTGTTCGCCGGGGAGGCCACCCGCCTGGCCTATATGACCGACGAGGCCATCGAGGGACGCGACTCGTTCCTGGAGAAGCGCGCACCCGACTGGTCCCCCTACCCGTACTACTTCTGA
- a CDS encoding ABC transporter permease, producing MTTTLPAPAATGRHAARAAIPVVSNHISLRQAIANSLTMAYRGILKIKHNPEQLFDVTIQPILFTALFAYIFGGAIGGSVHAYLPVLIPGILVQTVVLTSVVTGTQLREDMDKGVFDRFKSLPIARVSALAGALVADMVRYGLATTLTIVVGLIIGYRPAGGVLGVVAAGLVVVFCSFAVSWIWALVGVTGKSAASVQGISMMIMFPLTFMSGAFALVSTMPGWMQAINKANPVYYMVNSCRELMNGNVYSSNLLWCLVGSVVVIAIFAPLAIRAYMRRA from the coding sequence GTGACCACCACACTTCCCGCACCCGCCGCCACCGGCCGGCACGCGGCCCGAGCCGCGATACCGGTTGTCAGCAACCACATCTCGTTGCGTCAGGCGATCGCCAATTCGCTGACCATGGCCTACCGCGGCATCCTCAAGATCAAGCACAATCCGGAACAGCTGTTCGACGTGACGATTCAGCCGATCCTGTTCACCGCGCTGTTCGCCTACATCTTCGGCGGCGCGATCGGTGGCAGTGTGCATGCCTATCTACCGGTGCTGATTCCGGGCATCCTGGTCCAGACGGTCGTGCTCACCTCCGTCGTCACCGGCACCCAGCTGCGTGAGGATATGGACAAGGGCGTTTTCGACCGCTTCAAATCCCTTCCCATCGCGAGGGTTTCGGCCCTGGCGGGCGCACTCGTCGCCGATATGGTGCGCTACGGTCTGGCCACGACGCTGACCATCGTCGTCGGCCTGATCATCGGCTACCGGCCCGCCGGCGGTGTGCTCGGTGTCGTCGCCGCCGGTCTGGTCGTCGTGTTCTGCTCGTTCGCGGTCAGCTGGATCTGGGCGCTGGTCGGCGTCACCGGTAAGAGCGCCGCGTCGGTGCAGGGCATCTCGATGATGATCATGTTCCCGCTGACCTTCATGTCGGGCGCGTTCGCACTCGTCAGCACCATGCCCGGCTGGATGCAGGCCATCAACAAGGCCAATCCCGTGTATTACATGGTGAATTCGTGCCGCGAACTGATGAACGGCAACGTCTACAGCAGCAACCTGCTCTGGTGCCTGGTCGGATCGGTGGTCGTGATCGCGATCTTCGCCCCGCTGGCCATTCGCGCCTACATGCGCCGGGCGTGA
- a CDS encoding DUF3349 domain-containing protein, whose product MTTESASPQQPEPAETAPSVLQKVLGWLRAGYPQGVPQSDYVALLAVLHRRLTDYEVHLVVEELVRERAGDDEIARHEIEAAIARVAKELPGEDDIARVASHLAAGGWPLATPTSD is encoded by the coding sequence GTGACTACCGAATCCGCATCACCACAGCAACCGGAGCCCGCCGAGACCGCGCCCTCGGTGCTGCAGAAGGTCCTGGGCTGGCTGCGCGCGGGATATCCGCAGGGTGTGCCCCAGTCGGACTATGTCGCACTGCTCGCGGTCCTGCACCGCCGGCTCACCGACTACGAGGTACATCTGGTCGTCGAGGAGCTGGTCCGCGAACGCGCCGGTGACGACGAGATCGCCCGGCACGAGATCGAGGCGGCCATCGCCCGAGTTGCCAAGGAGCTGCCGGGCGAGGACGATATCGCACGAGTGGCATCTCACCTGGCAGCTGGTGGCTGGCCACTGGCGACACCGACGTCGGACTGA
- the menD gene encoding 2-succinyl-5-enolpyruvyl-6-hydroxy-3-cyclohexene-1-carboxylic-acid synthase, giving the protein MNPSTAQAQVVVDELVRGGVRDVVLCPGSRNAPLAFALQAADAAGRLRLHMRIDERTAGFLAIGMAISTGAPVPVVMTSGTAVANLGPAVLEANYARQPLIVLSANRPYEMLGSGANQTVEQFGLFGSQVRAAISLGLAEEEADYRSQNSVWRAAVCRVLAAARGTRSGNAGPVHFDIPLREPLVPDAAVGEPIPGGRAGDAPWTETQYATLDVPLDIDLTPDTVVISGHGTGYRAELAQLPTVAEPTAAMPGPALHPLVLPLLKPKQAIITGRPTLHRQVSKVLADPDVTVFALTTGPRWPDVSGNVVGTGTRAVTAGAPRPEWLQRCRDLDAAACGVVRTELARHPKPTGLHVASVVMDALRDGDQLLLGASNPVRDAALVSHPRPGIKVLSNRGVAGIDGTVSTAVGAALSHPGRTFALIGDLTFLHDASGLLIGPGEPRPLDLTIVVANDDGGGIFELLEQGDPQYAGVFERVFGTPHGMDLAALCAAYRIPHRQVDPAELAAELTGHAHGIRVLEVATERSSLRELHAAVRAGIDQ; this is encoded by the coding sequence GTGAATCCGTCGACAGCACAGGCCCAGGTCGTAGTGGACGAGCTGGTGCGCGGGGGTGTGCGCGATGTCGTGCTGTGCCCGGGCTCGCGCAACGCGCCCCTGGCCTTCGCGCTGCAGGCGGCCGATGCCGCCGGGCGGCTGCGACTGCACATGCGGATCGACGAGCGCACCGCGGGCTTCCTCGCGATCGGCATGGCGATCTCCACCGGCGCTCCCGTGCCGGTGGTGATGACCTCCGGTACCGCCGTCGCCAATCTCGGGCCCGCCGTGCTGGAGGCCAACTACGCCCGCCAGCCCCTGATCGTGCTCAGCGCCAATCGCCCCTACGAGATGCTGGGCAGTGGCGCCAACCAGACCGTGGAGCAGTTCGGCCTGTTCGGTAGTCAGGTGCGGGCCGCGATCAGCCTGGGACTGGCCGAGGAGGAAGCGGACTACCGTAGCCAGAACAGCGTGTGGCGAGCGGCGGTCTGCCGCGTCCTGGCCGCGGCGCGCGGCACCCGCTCGGGCAATGCCGGACCGGTGCATTTCGATATTCCGCTGCGTGAGCCGCTGGTGCCCGACGCCGCGGTGGGGGAACCGATTCCGGGCGGCCGTGCCGGCGACGCGCCGTGGACCGAGACCCAGTACGCGACCCTGGACGTGCCGCTCGATATCGACCTGACACCCGACACCGTCGTCATCTCCGGGCACGGTACCGGCTATCGCGCCGAACTGGCGCAGCTGCCGACGGTGGCCGAGCCCACCGCGGCGATGCCGGGGCCGGCGCTGCATCCCCTGGTGTTGCCGCTGCTGAAGCCGAAGCAGGCCATCATCACCGGCCGTCCGACGCTGCATCGCCAGGTGTCGAAGGTGCTGGCCGATCCGGATGTCACGGTCTTCGCGCTGACCACCGGACCGCGCTGGCCCGATGTCTCCGGCAATGTGGTCGGCACCGGCACCCGGGCGGTCACCGCGGGCGCGCCGCGTCCGGAGTGGCTGCAACGCTGCCGCGACCTGGATGCCGCGGCCTGCGGCGTGGTGCGCACCGAATTGGCCCGCCACCCCAAGCCGACCGGTCTGCATGTGGCCTCGGTGGTGATGGACGCGCTGCGCGACGGTGATCAACTGCTGCTCGGCGCCTCGAATCCGGTGCGCGACGCGGCACTGGTCTCCCATCCGCGACCCGGTATCAAGGTGCTGTCCAATCGCGGTGTCGCCGGTATCGACGGCACGGTGTCCACCGCCGTCGGCGCGGCGCTGAGCCATCCCGGCCGGACGTTCGCGCTGATCGGTGATCTGACCTTCCTGCACGACGCGTCGGGCCTGCTGATCGGGCCGGGTGAGCCGCGCCCGCTGGACCTGACCATCGTGGTCGCCAACGACGACGGTGGCGGCATCTTCGAACTACTCGAACAGGGCGATCCGCAGTACGCCGGCGTCTTCGAGCGCGTCTTCGGCACGCCGCACGGGATGGACCTGGCCGCGTTGTGCGCCGCCTATCGGATTCCGCACCGGCAGGTCGATCCCGCCGAGCTGGCGGCGGAACTGACCGGGCACGCACACGGGATCCGGGTGCTGGAGGTCGCGACCGAGCGTTCCAGCCTGCGCGAACTGCACGCCGCGGTGCGGGCCGGTATCGATCAGTAG
- a CDS encoding PaaI family thioesterase, whose protein sequence is MSERVEPVIDTSAIDGDRYDKHGGFPKVVEAEPGANFAPFLEAMRTLQDLTVSADCPDEVFGAALDQARALIDLLEPYRAPELQGPAGRVPSLPGRGSLLMPPWLVTEAGPTGVRMHGEFRRYHLGGNNAVHGGVLPLLFDDLFGSLVHYAGRPISRTAFLHVNYRKVTPLETPLVVEGTVDRVEGRKTFVSARLRDESETLLADCEGLMVQLLPWQP, encoded by the coding sequence ATGAGCGAGCGAGTGGAACCGGTGATCGACACCAGTGCGATCGACGGCGATCGGTACGACAAGCACGGTGGCTTCCCGAAGGTCGTCGAGGCCGAGCCGGGTGCGAACTTCGCGCCGTTCCTCGAGGCGATGCGCACCCTGCAGGATCTGACCGTCTCCGCCGACTGCCCCGACGAAGTGTTCGGTGCGGCACTCGATCAGGCCCGCGCGCTGATCGATCTCCTCGAGCCCTACCGCGCACCGGAATTGCAGGGTCCCGCGGGCCGGGTGCCGTCGCTGCCGGGCCGGGGCAGTCTGCTCATGCCGCCCTGGCTCGTCACCGAGGCCGGGCCGACCGGCGTCCGGATGCACGGCGAATTCCGCCGGTATCACCTCGGCGGCAACAACGCCGTGCACGGGGGCGTGCTGCCGCTGCTGTTCGACGATCTGTTCGGCTCCCTGGTGCACTACGCCGGGCGTCCCATCAGCCGTACGGCATTCCTGCACGTCAACTACCGAAAGGTGACTCCGCTGGAGACGCCGCTGGTGGTCGAGGGCACCGTCGATCGGGTGGAAGGACGCAAAACTTTCGTCTCCGCGCGCCTGCGCGATGAATCCGAAACGTTGCTCGCGGATTGTGAAGGGCTCATGGTGCAGTTGCTGCCTTGGCAGCCGTGA
- the menE gene encoding o-succinylbenzoate--CoA ligase, with protein sequence MPTGAAVGEVLPHLRAALEGNGPAWLPIPTGDRRESHRLSSALRPGEEIDDEVALVVTTSGTTGVPKGAMLSSAALRASGDATHDRLGGPGQWLLALPTHHIAGVQVLLRSIQAGTDPVVLDVSGGFLPGGLATAVAGMTGPRRYTSLVPTQLIKALDDPVGVQALAALDAVLVGGAATPKPVLDRARAAGINVVRTYGMSETCGGCVYEGVPLAGAKVRIEDGRVLLGGTMLAKGYRGIPDHPAFAEPGWFRTDDAGTFDDGVLTISGRLDEAIMTGGLLVIPQVVEAVLATHPAINEAVVLGLPDPRLGQRVAVAVVPNPGTTPTLDELRAHVVAELDPIAAPRELAVVDEIPMRGPGKPNRALLRDHLLEQAAQERTGS encoded by the coding sequence ATGCCTACCGGAGCCGCGGTGGGCGAGGTCCTGCCGCATCTGCGGGCGGCCTTGGAGGGCAACGGTCCGGCGTGGCTGCCGATCCCCACCGGCGATCGCCGTGAATCCCATCGCCTGTCCAGCGCGCTGCGCCCGGGTGAGGAAATCGATGACGAGGTGGCCCTGGTGGTCACGACCTCCGGCACCACCGGCGTGCCCAAGGGCGCGATGCTGAGTTCGGCCGCCCTGCGGGCCAGCGGCGACGCCACTCACGACCGCCTGGGCGGTCCCGGACAGTGGCTGCTGGCCCTGCCGACCCATCACATCGCCGGTGTGCAGGTGCTGCTGCGCAGTATTCAGGCCGGCACCGATCCGGTCGTCCTCGATGTCTCCGGCGGATTCCTGCCCGGCGGACTGGCGACCGCGGTGGCCGGGATGACGGGTCCGCGCCGCTACACCTCGCTGGTACCGACCCAGCTCATCAAGGCACTCGACGATCCGGTCGGCGTGCAGGCACTGGCCGCGCTGGACGCGGTTCTCGTGGGCGGCGCGGCCACTCCCAAGCCGGTCCTCGACCGAGCCCGCGCGGCCGGGATCAACGTGGTCCGCACCTACGGGATGAGCGAGACCTGCGGCGGCTGCGTCTACGAGGGCGTACCGCTGGCGGGTGCGAAGGTGCGAATCGAGGACGGCCGGGTGCTGCTGGGCGGCACCATGCTGGCCAAGGGCTATCGCGGTATCCCCGACCATCCCGCCTTCGCCGAGCCCGGCTGGTTCCGCACCGACGACGCCGGCACCTTCGACGACGGCGTGCTGACCATCAGCGGACGGCTGGACGAGGCGATCATGACCGGCGGCCTCCTGGTGATTCCGCAGGTGGTCGAGGCCGTACTGGCCACCCATCCGGCGATCAACGAGGCCGTGGTGCTGGGGTTGCCGGATCCCCGGCTGGGCCAGCGGGTCGCCGTGGCGGTGGTGCCCAACCCGGGAACCACCCCGACCCTCGACGAACTGCGCGCCCATGTGGTGGCCGAACTGGATCCGATCGCCGCACCGCGCGAACTCGCGGTCGTCGACGAGATCCCGATGCGCGGGCCGGGTAAACCGAACCGCGCGCTGTTGCGCGACCACCTCCTCGAGCAGGCGGCTCAGGAGCGGACCGGCTCCTAG
- a CDS encoding siderophore-interacting protein, which produces MAKRTKYVKPEKRRIRTAEVLASKRISPNFVRVTVGGAELGDFTPMGFDQWFRLFLPRDGELQLPSAASNLWYAQWLMMGKEHRPVVRNYTVREFRPAGQGEFGETAELDIDFAMHGEDTPACDWAVNATPGTAVGLLDEGVMYRAPQRNSWALLAGDESALPAIAGILRSAPRELQGAVYVEITHPDDAQELGEPEGVQVNWLVRDEPGAEVGSLALDAVRTAEIAASGVHAFLAGEQKLASGLRRHLVERGIAKADITFTGYWRFGKSAPG; this is translated from the coding sequence ATGGCGAAGCGCACCAAGTACGTCAAGCCCGAGAAGCGGCGGATCCGCACCGCCGAGGTGCTGGCGAGCAAACGAATCAGCCCGAACTTCGTCCGGGTCACCGTGGGCGGCGCGGAACTCGGCGATTTCACCCCGATGGGTTTCGACCAGTGGTTCCGGCTGTTCCTGCCGCGCGACGGGGAATTGCAACTGCCCTCGGCCGCGAGCAATCTCTGGTACGCCCAGTGGCTGATGATGGGGAAAGAACACCGGCCGGTGGTGCGCAACTACACCGTGCGTGAATTCCGCCCGGCCGGCCAGGGCGAATTCGGCGAAACCGCCGAGCTGGACATCGACTTCGCCATGCACGGCGAGGACACGCCGGCCTGCGACTGGGCGGTGAACGCCACCCCCGGTACAGCGGTCGGCCTGCTCGACGAGGGCGTCATGTACCGAGCACCGCAACGCAATTCGTGGGCACTGCTGGCCGGCGACGAGAGCGCATTGCCGGCGATCGCGGGCATTCTGCGGTCGGCGCCACGCGAGCTACAGGGTGCGGTCTATGTGGAGATCACCCATCCCGACGACGCCCAGGAACTGGGTGAACCGGAAGGGGTACAGGTGAATTGGCTGGTCCGCGACGAGCCGGGGGCCGAGGTCGGCAGCCTCGCGCTGGATGCCGTGCGGACCGCCGAGATCGCCGCGAGCGGGGTGCACGCGTTCCTGGCCGGCGAGCAGAAGCTGGCGTCGGGACTGCGGCGGCACCTCGTCGAACGCGGTATCGCCAAGGCGGACATCACCTTCACGGGGTACTGGCGGTTCGGAAAATCCGCACCGGGCTGA
- a CDS encoding inorganic phosphate transporter produces the protein MTAELFVLLIVVVTALVFDFTNGFHDTANAMATSIATGALRPRTAVLLSGGLNLIGAFLSVEVAATVADGIVRLDEVGGADLLTIVFAGLVGGILWNLLTWLFGLPSSSSHALFGGLIGATIAALGWSGVIWSAGNKGVLTKIIVPAVLAPIVAALVASVGTWLVYRITRSSDPNVVDRGFKWGQVGSASLVSLAHGTNDAQKTMGIIFLALIAYGSAQPSDELPLWVIVACAVAIAAGTSLGGWRIIRTLGKGLVDITPPQGLAAESTSAAIILTSAHFGLPLSTTQTVTGAILGTGIGRPGAEVRWSVLGRMVVAWVFTLPLAGLVGAICWALAHGIGGLPGVLVVFAILIVMAGLIYLRSRRTPVHAANVNEQWTNLPGVERADSTASDTTPAARPDATAPAHPGDPGTGSESPRGEEPPSPIAEPGPEGNDSGTPHVHADGQSGPAVPTIRDDSAASRRTARKL, from the coding sequence GTGACCGCCGAACTATTCGTTCTGCTCATCGTCGTCGTCACGGCTCTCGTTTTCGACTTCACCAACGGCTTCCACGACACCGCCAACGCCATGGCGACGTCGATCGCGACCGGAGCACTACGCCCACGCACCGCCGTCCTGCTCTCGGGCGGACTCAATCTGATCGGCGCGTTCCTCAGTGTGGAGGTCGCCGCCACCGTCGCCGACGGAATCGTGCGACTCGACGAGGTCGGTGGCGCGGATCTTCTCACCATCGTCTTCGCCGGGCTCGTCGGCGGCATTCTGTGGAATCTGCTGACCTGGCTGTTCGGTCTGCCGTCGAGTTCGTCGCACGCCCTGTTCGGCGGTTTGATCGGCGCCACCATCGCGGCACTCGGCTGGAGCGGGGTGATCTGGTCGGCCGGCAACAAGGGCGTGCTCACCAAGATCATCGTGCCGGCGGTGCTCGCCCCCATCGTCGCGGCGCTGGTCGCCTCGGTCGGGACCTGGCTGGTGTACCGGATCACCCGCAGCAGCGATCCGAACGTGGTCGACCGGGGATTCAAGTGGGGGCAGGTCGGTTCCGCCTCACTGGTGTCGCTGGCGCACGGCACCAACGACGCGCAGAAGACCATGGGCATCATCTTCCTGGCACTCATCGCCTACGGATCGGCCCAGCCCTCCGACGAACTGCCGCTGTGGGTGATCGTGGCCTGCGCGGTCGCCATCGCCGCGGGCACCTCACTGGGCGGTTGGCGCATCATCCGCACCCTCGGCAAGGGGCTGGTCGACATCACCCCGCCGCAGGGCCTGGCCGCCGAATCCACCAGTGCCGCGATCATTCTCACCTCGGCGCATTTCGGACTGCCGCTGTCGACCACGCAGACGGTCACCGGCGCGATCCTGGGCACCGGTATCGGCCGGCCCGGCGCCGAGGTCCGCTGGTCGGTACTCGGCCGCATGGTGGTGGCGTGGGTGTTCACCCTGCCGCTGGCCGGTCTGGTCGGCGCGATCTGCTGGGCGCTGGCACACGGTATCGGCGGCCTGCCCGGCGTGCTGGTGGTCTTCGCGATCCTGATCGTGATGGCCGGGCTGATCTATCTGCGCTCGCGCCGAACCCCCGTGCACGCGGCGAATGTCAACGAGCAGTGGACGAATCTGCCGGGGGTGGAGCGCGCCGACTCCACCGCATCCGACACCACCCCGGCCGCTCGGCCCGACGCCACCGCCCCCGCGCACCCCGGCGACCCGGGTACTGGGAGCGAGTCCCCCCGCGGCGAGGAGCCACCGTCGCCGATCGCTGAGCCCGGCCCCGAGGGGAACGATTCCGGCACTCCTCACGTCCATGCCGACGGGCAGTCCGGTCCCGCTGTGCCGACCATTCGCGACGACTCCGCGGCATCGCGTCGCACGGCGAGGAAGCTCTGA